In a genomic window of Pelodiscus sinensis isolate JC-2024 chromosome 32, ASM4963464v1, whole genome shotgun sequence:
- the LOC102456255 gene encoding C-type lectin domain family 2 member D-like — MMGQATSYYEGSTSLKPLRGDCTRKHKEDPEHHCYYWKCAVALGVVLAIVSSAFVVTVSAVLLLMRPSDALVSHAVPSLAPPFASSPASLFVSYCPKKWVGYGGKCYYFSEEEKSWNASQHFCSSFNASLAGIDTLQEKDFIMRYAGLVEHWIGLRRESGQPWKWVNGTQLKQQLFEVRAEGDCAYLSDVFVSSSRCYSVRNWICSKPDAYMKAKKNVMEGE, encoded by the exons ATGATGGGGCAAGCCACAAGTTACTATGAGGGTAGCACGTCATTGAAACCACTTCGCGGAGATTGTACCAGGAAGCACAAAGAAGATCCAG AGCATCATTGCTACTACTGGAAATGTGCAGTCGCCCTCGGAGTCGTTCTCGCAATTGTGTCCTCTGCTTTTGTTGTTACAGTTTCAGCAG TGCTTCTATTAATGAGACCTTCAGATGCCTTAGTCTCCCATGCTGTACCCTCTCTGGCTCCCCCTTTTGCTTCCTCTCCGGCTTCCCTGTTTGTCTCCTACTGCCCGAAGAAATGGGTCGGGTACGGAGGGAAATGCTACTATTTCTCAGAGGAAGAAAAGAGCTGGAATGCTAGCCAGCACTTCTGCTCCTCGTTTAATGCTTCCCTGGCTGGGATCGACACCCTGCAGGAAAAG GATTTCATAATGCGCTACGCTGGCCTCGTGGAGCACTGGATTGGCCTCCGAAGAGAATCCGGCCAGCCCTGGAAGTGGGTGAATGGGACCCAATTGAAACAGCAACT GTTTGAAGTACGAGCAGAAGGGGACTGCGCCTACCTGAGCGATGTCTTTGTGAGCTCTTCCAGGTGCTATTCTGTGAGAAACTGGATCTGCAGCAAACCTGATGCCTATATGAAGGCAAAGAAAAATGTAATGGAGGGAGAGTGA